A single window of Dermochelys coriacea isolate rDerCor1 chromosome 2, rDerCor1.pri.v4, whole genome shotgun sequence DNA harbors:
- the NKTR gene encoding NK-tumor recognition protein isoform X11: MQRLRTYRPPSGEKWSKGDKLSDPCSSRWDERSLSQRSRSWSHNGYSDLSTLRYTSHHKKHRKEKKKTKHRKKAKKQKHFKKHKQTKKKRPSPSSEVESSRSSIRRTKSSRDHERKSPSSSLSSRRSSRRDWSKSDKDDQSSSTLSSRDSRSYYRSRCRPRSRSRSRSYSRRSSRSRTASKLSQSRSRSRSSTNSRHHRTVSNSPRNTRAELNENKPNKTEPVRAVIPQSDKVVVQPVVAENIPVIPLSDSPPPSRWKPGQKPWKPSYERIQEMKAKTTHLMPTQSSYNLTNIKEINPSSSSHKRQKSSDSDRSDYSRSHSERSSDSWLRSRSRSSRSRSYSRSYSRSRSPSSSRSRSRSTGRSQSPNRYRSDQSGYSGSSSYYSLSDDDRHGSKRKSESSEQNFQSLKKRQESSSESSTVVRKRKAYDESSQGRKESERRSSLDFSTDSEHSVKIQPVQEKGGHSQPEGDNQKENKNNLTADRSEEKSKSEWDSDHSKKKSLREKTSEQHRSGAQTKRKTYSGSKWDSESNSERGETRNSREDSRPSSSKEEGEATSGSDTELSLTKSRVKTKSNSSEGFLDSSDHTWKTSKQQSSSSASENSHSSLANIKGKSKKHKHGSKKNLKKSHSKKAKEKSKDKKEKKHKVQKQKELFHWQPPLEFGEEEDEDMNEKPVTRDDKKQKQLTRDSKDKNQQAYEHNKMCKDKTGNGEKSCEDENLSNKNTTCDTSPDHSHLNKDNSDHNYSDSTLNPEINVATSKKGVKHSEESKQNGSEDVMQTDDNMEICTPDRNSPGKVVVDILSPVILSAKSQNLNINANKDLQNENPGPDTAKQGNRIKQLINVKEVKKIGIQDSSSVTMVATVENTLKTEITENIQSSMIDNKWKPLQGVGNLQSATASSAAEVTNSTSAPDSKPQGLRIEIKSKNKVRPGSLFDEVRKTARLNRRPRNQESSSDEQSPPSRDDNSQSRSLSRSRSKSESKSRHRTRSLSYSHSRSRSRSSTYSYRSRSYTRSRSRGWYSRDWSRSRSRSYHTYKSHSRTYSRSRSRSSSYDHHSRSSRSYTYDSYYSRSRSRSRSQRSDSYRRSRSYDRRSRSYGSDSESDRSYSNNRSPSESSRSS, translated from the exons ATGCAGAGGTTAAGAACATACAGACCACCCAGTGGGGAGAAGTGGAGTAAAGGAGATAA gttgagTGACCCATGCTCAAGCAGATGGGATGAAAGAAGTTTGTCCCAGCGATCAAGGTCTTGGTCACATAATGGCTATTCTGATCTCAGTACCCTGAGGTATACCAGCCACCACAAAAAGCACcgaaaagagaaaaagaagacaaaacacagaaaaaaagccaaaaagcAAAAGCATTTCAAGAAAcataaacaaactaaaaaaaagagACCTTCACCCTCCTCAGAGGTAGAATCCTCTCGTTCTTCTATCAGGAGGACAAAGTCATCTCGGGATCATGAGAGGAAGTCTCCTTCTTCCTCATTATCTTCTAGACGCTCATCCAGAAGAGACTGGTCTAAATCTGACAAAGATGACCAGAGTTCATCAACTCTATCAAGCAGAGACTCTCGATCATATTACAGGTCCAGGTGTAGACCCAGATCTAGATCTAGATCACGGTCTTATTCCAGAAGAAGTTCTAGATCAAGAACAGCATCTAAATTGTCTCAATCTCGAAGCAGATCAAGATCTAGCACTAACTCCAGGCACCACAGGACAGTTTCAAATTCACCACGAAATACTAGGGCAGAATTGAATGAAAATAAGCCAAACAAAACTGAACCTGTAAGAGCAGTAATACCACAGAGTGATAAAGTTGTAGTACAGCCTGTTGTAGCTGAAAATATTCCAGTTATACCCTTAAGTGACAGTCCTCCACCTTCTAGGTGGAAACCTGGACAAAAGCCCTGGAAACCATCCTATGAGCGAATTCAGGAAATGAAAGCTAAAACAACCCATTTAATGCCTACCCAAAGTAGCTACAATTTaacaaatattaaagaaattaatccttcctcctcctcccataaGCGACAAAAGAGTTCAGATAGTGATCGAAGTGATTATTCAAGGTCTCATAGTGAGAGAAGTTCGGATAGTTGGCTAAGATCAAGGAGCAGGTCTTCTCGAAGCAGATCCTACTCTAGATCTTATTCAAGATCAAGGAGTCCATCTAGTTCAAGATCAAGATCTCGGTCAACTGGCAGATCTCAATCACCAAATAGATACCGCAGTGACCAGTCAGGTTATAGCGGGTCATCATCTTATTACTCTCTTAGTGATGACGATAGACATGGAAGCAAAAGGAAATCTGAATCCAGTGAGCAAAATTTCCAATCATTGAAGAAAAGGCAAGAGAGTAGCTCTGAAAGTAGCACAGTTGTCAGGAAGAGAAAAGCCTATGATGAGTCTTCTCAAGGACgaaaagagagtgagagaagaTCATCTTTAGACTTTTCTACAGATAGTGAGCATTCTGTTAAAATACAGCCAGTCCAGGAAAAAGGAGGACATTCTCAACCAGAAGGAGACAACCAGAAAGAGAATAAAAACAATTTGACTGCTGACAGAAGTGAGGAGAAATCCAAGTCTGAATGGGACAGTGACCATTCAAAAAAGAAATCTTTGAGGGAGAAAACTTCTGAACAGCATAGAAGTGGTGCACAGACAAAAAGAAAGACTTATTCAGGCAGTAAATGGGACTCGGAATCAAATTCAGAAAGAGGCGAGACTAGAAATAGTAGAGAAGATTCTAGGCCCTCATCCAGTAAAGAGGAAGGTGAGGCCACATCAGGATCTGATACAGAGCTCAGTCTTACCAAAAGCAGGGTGAAAACTAAATCAAATTCTTCAGAAGGTTTTCTGGATTCTTCTGACCATACTTGGAAAACAAGCAAGCAACAGTCCTCCTCTTCTGCATCTGAGAATTCCCACTCCAGTTTGGCAAATATTAAAGGAAAGtcaaaaaaacacaaacatgggtccaaaaaaaatctcaaaaagtcACATTCCAAAAAAGCCAAAGAGAAATCAAAggataaaaaagagaagaagcatAAGGTTCAGAAACAAAAAGAGCTTTTTCACTGGCAGCCTCCACTGGAGTTTGGGGAGGAAGAAGATGAGGACATGAATGAAAAGCCTGTTACCAGagatgataaaaaacaaaagcaacttACCAGGGACAGTAAAGATAAAAACCAACAAGCTTATGAACACAACAAAATGTGCAAAGATAAAACTGGAAATGGTGAAAAGTCTTGTGAAGATGAGAACCTCTCGAATAAAAACACTACGTGCGATACATCACCAGATCATAGTCACCTTAATAAAGACAACAGTGATCACAACTATTCAGACAGTACATTAAATCCAGAAATAAATGTGGCTACTTCAAAGAAAGGTGTTAAACATAGTGAAGAAAGTAAACAAAATGGATCAGAGGATGTTATGCAGACAGATGATAACATGGAGATTTGTACTCCAGATCGTAACTCTCCTGGGAAGGTGGTTGTGGACATTTTGTCTCCTGTCATCCTGAGTGCTAAATCTCAGAATTTAAATATTAATGCAAACAAAGATTTACAGAATGAGAACCCTGGACCAGATACAGCCAAACAAGGAAACCGTATTAAACAATTGATCAATGTTAAAGAAGTCAAAAAAATAGGAATTCAAGACAGTAGCTCCGTCACCATGGTTGCTACTGTGGAAAAcactttgaaaactgaaataactgaaaatatACAAAGCAGTATGATAGATAATAAATGGAAACCATTACAGGGTGTAGGTAATCTACAATCTGCTACTGCTAGTAGTGCTGCAGAAGTTACAAACAGTACTTCAGCACCTGACTCTAAGCCACAAGGTTTAAgaatagaaataaaaagtaaaaataaagtcAGGCCAGGATCTCTGTTTGATGAAGTTAGAAAGACAGCACGGTTAAATCGGAGACCAAGGAACCAAGAGAGTTCAAGTGATGAACAGTCTCCTCCAAGTAGAGATGACAACAGCCAATCCAGGAGTCTAAGTAGGTCCCGAAGTAAATCTGAATCTAAATCCAGACATCGAACAAGATCTCTATCCTACAGTCACTCAAGAAGTCGATCACGAAGTTCCACTTACTCATATAG ATCAAGAAGCTATACAAGAAGCCGAAGCAGAGGATGGTACAGTAGAGATTGGTCAAGAAGTCGAAGTAGATCTTACCACACTTACAAGAGTCATAG TCGAACCTATAGTAGAAGTCGATCCAGAAGCAGTTCATATGATCATCACAGTCGATCCAG taGGTCATATACTTATGATAGTTACTATAGCAGAAGTCGTAGTCGAAGTAGAAGTCAGAGGAGTGACAGCTACCGCAGATCTCGAAGTTATGACAGACGGTCCAG GTCTTATGGCTCTGACAGTGAAAGTGATCGCAGTTACTCTAACAACCGAAGCCCCAGTGAAAGCAGCAGATCTAGCTGA